A single Paraburkholderia sp. FT54 DNA region contains:
- the hslU gene encoding ATP-dependent protease ATPase subunit HslU, with product MSTMTPAEIVSELDKHIIGQGRAKKAVAVALRNRWRRQQVEDPLRQEITPKNILMIGPTGVGKTEIARRLAKLADAPFIKIEATKFTEVGYVGRDVDSIVRDLIEISVKQTRETEMRKVRTKAEDQAEDRILDILLPSARPVGFGASSSTADTVDEGGTTRQTFRKRLREGLLDDKEIELDVEQPQVGMDIMGPPGMEDMTEQIRSMFANIGGGKKTRRKMKVKEALKVLTDEEAGKMLNDEEVKTKAVQNVEQNGIVFLDEIDKIASRNEAGGGEVSRQGVQRDLLPLVEGTTINTKYGMVKTDHILFIASGAFHLAKPSDLIPELQGRFPIRVELDSLSVKDFESILVSTDASLVKQYQALLATEDVHLEFADDGIRRLAEIAYSVNEKTENIGARRLYTVIEKLLEEVSFAAGNHSGRTVQIDATYVDRALNEVAEDEDLSRYVL from the coding sequence ATGAGCACCATGACCCCTGCCGAGATCGTCTCCGAACTCGACAAACACATCATCGGCCAAGGCCGCGCAAAGAAAGCGGTGGCCGTGGCGCTGCGCAATCGCTGGCGCCGTCAACAGGTTGAAGATCCGTTGCGTCAGGAAATCACGCCGAAGAACATCCTGATGATCGGACCGACCGGCGTCGGCAAGACCGAAATCGCGCGGCGTCTGGCGAAACTGGCCGACGCGCCGTTCATCAAGATCGAAGCGACCAAGTTCACCGAAGTCGGCTATGTGGGCCGTGACGTTGACAGCATCGTGCGCGACCTGATCGAAATTTCGGTCAAGCAGACGCGCGAAACGGAAATGCGCAAAGTGCGAACCAAGGCGGAAGATCAGGCCGAAGACCGCATCCTCGATATTCTGCTGCCGAGCGCGCGTCCGGTCGGATTCGGCGCGAGTTCGAGCACCGCGGATACCGTCGACGAAGGCGGCACCACCCGTCAGACATTCCGCAAGCGGCTGCGCGAAGGTCTGCTCGACGACAAGGAAATCGAGCTCGATGTGGAACAGCCGCAAGTCGGCATGGACATCATGGGGCCGCCAGGCATGGAAGACATGACCGAGCAGATCCGGTCGATGTTCGCGAACATCGGCGGCGGCAAGAAAACGCGCCGCAAGATGAAGGTGAAGGAAGCGCTCAAGGTCCTCACCGACGAAGAAGCCGGCAAGATGCTGAACGACGAAGAGGTGAAAACCAAGGCCGTGCAGAACGTCGAGCAGAACGGCATTGTTTTTCTCGACGAGATCGACAAGATCGCCTCGCGCAACGAAGCAGGCGGCGGCGAAGTCTCACGTCAGGGCGTGCAGCGCGATCTGTTGCCGTTGGTGGAAGGCACCACGATCAACACCAAATACGGCATGGTGAAGACCGATCACATTCTCTTCATTGCGAGCGGCGCATTCCATCTGGCCAAGCCGAGCGATCTGATTCCGGAACTGCAAGGCCGCTTTCCGATTCGCGTCGAACTGGATTCGCTGTCGGTGAAGGACTTCGAATCGATCCTGGTGTCCACGGACGCGAGCCTCGTCAAGCAATACCAGGCACTGCTCGCCACTGAAGACGTGCACCTCGAATTCGCCGACGACGGCATTCGCCGCCTCGCCGAGATCGCGTATTCGGTGAACGAGAAAACCGAGAACATCGGCGCACGCCGCCTCTACACGGTGATCGAAAAGCTGCTCGAGGAAGTCTCGTTCGCGGCCGGCAATCATTCGGGCCGGACGGTGCAGATCGACGCGACCTATGTCGATCGCGCGCTGAACGAAGTGGCCGAAGATGAGGATCTGTCGCGCTACGTGCTGTGA
- a CDS encoding response regulator transcription factor: MSEMNFLVIDDDEVFSGILARGLTRRGYTVSEAHNADEAIKLANQQKFSQITVDLHLGNDSGLTLVAPLRDLQPDARMLVLTGYASIATAVQAVKDGADNYLAKPANVETILSALQSEASALQAEEAIEHPTPLSVARLEWEHIQRVLAEHGGNISATARALNMHRRTLQRKLAKRPVKQ, translated from the coding sequence ATGAGTGAAATGAATTTTCTGGTGATCGACGACGATGAGGTGTTCTCCGGCATCCTCGCCCGCGGCCTCACCCGGCGCGGTTACACGGTGAGCGAAGCGCACAACGCGGATGAGGCGATCAAGCTGGCGAATCAGCAGAAGTTCAGCCAGATTACGGTGGACCTGCATCTCGGCAATGACTCCGGCCTCACGCTCGTTGCGCCTTTGCGCGACTTGCAGCCCGACGCGCGCATGCTGGTGCTCACCGGCTATGCGAGCATCGCCACCGCGGTGCAGGCGGTGAAAGACGGCGCCGATAACTATCTGGCGAAACCTGCCAACGTCGAGACGATTCTGTCGGCGCTGCAAAGTGAGGCGAGCGCGTTACAAGCCGAAGAGGCGATCGAGCATCCCACGCCGTTGTCGGTTGCGCGTCTGGAGTGGGAGCATATTCAGCGCGTGCTCGCCGAGCACGGCGGCAATATCTCGGCTACCGCGCGCGCGTTGAACATGCACCGGCGCACGCTGCAGCGCAAGCTGGCGAAGCGGCCGGTCAAGCAGTAG
- a CDS encoding ATP-binding protein translates to MHRITNTGRVNLGHLFWLRSLAIIGQLMTIAFVQIFVGVHLPLPAMLLVIALEVIFNGITWWRVSQQRPESNMELFGQIWVDLGALSALLFLSGGTTNPFVSLYLPSLAIAAAVLPWSLMAWLAAFAVACYAVLGFDSVPLNLDNPANLFDYYRAGMWVNFMVSVGLIAWFVARMSRALRLRDAALGDAQQRLLHDERAVALGVQAATVAHEIGTPLSTIAMLSEELRDAARSDKGLAPYSADLELLEQQMSLCTSALARLRSRASTNTHRQPVGEWLESFGEQWRLRHPHVKFERVGVPPADVGLDDTVAVSQILTILLDNAARASRDHVTLACTLAARGDQIVFEVCDAGPGIPATLRGSLGAMPVESTQGGHGVGLYLAFSAAARLKGSIELTDVSTIKPRGTRAVLKLPLAGRKFSGAGRQGAAPSNTEKQA, encoded by the coding sequence ATGCATCGTATAACCAACACCGGCCGCGTCAATCTCGGACATCTGTTCTGGCTGCGCAGTCTCGCGATCATCGGCCAGTTGATGACGATTGCGTTCGTGCAGATCTTCGTCGGCGTGCATTTGCCGCTGCCCGCCATGCTGCTCGTGATCGCGCTCGAAGTGATCTTCAACGGAATCACGTGGTGGCGCGTCTCGCAGCAGCGGCCCGAATCCAACATGGAATTGTTCGGCCAGATCTGGGTCGATCTGGGTGCGTTGTCCGCGCTGCTGTTTCTCTCTGGCGGCACGACCAATCCATTTGTTTCGCTCTACCTGCCATCGCTCGCTATTGCCGCGGCCGTGCTGCCGTGGTCTCTGATGGCGTGGCTCGCGGCGTTCGCCGTGGCCTGCTACGCGGTCCTCGGTTTCGACTCCGTGCCGCTGAATCTTGACAATCCCGCCAACCTGTTCGACTACTACCGAGCGGGCATGTGGGTGAACTTCATGGTTAGCGTCGGCCTCATTGCATGGTTCGTCGCGCGCATGTCGCGAGCGCTGCGGCTACGTGACGCAGCGCTCGGCGACGCGCAGCAGCGCTTGCTTCACGACGAACGCGCGGTCGCGCTCGGTGTGCAGGCCGCCACCGTCGCGCACGAAATCGGCACGCCGTTGTCTACAATTGCAATGTTGTCCGAAGAATTACGAGATGCGGCGCGTTCCGATAAGGGACTTGCGCCTTACAGCGCCGATCTCGAGTTGCTCGAACAGCAAATGAGTTTGTGTACGTCGGCGCTTGCGCGCTTACGCAGCCGGGCGTCGACGAACACCCACCGGCAACCGGTCGGCGAGTGGCTTGAATCGTTCGGCGAGCAGTGGCGCCTGCGTCATCCGCATGTGAAGTTCGAGCGGGTCGGCGTGCCTCCCGCGGATGTCGGTCTTGACGATACGGTGGCCGTGAGCCAGATTCTCACGATTTTGCTCGACAACGCGGCGCGTGCAAGCCGCGATCACGTGACGCTGGCCTGCACGCTGGCGGCGCGCGGCGACCAGATCGTATTCGAGGTATGCGATGCAGGCCCGGGCATTCCGGCTACATTGCGCGGTTCGCTCGGAGCGATGCCGGTCGAGAGTACGCAAGGTGGGCATGGCGTGGGCCTCTATCTGGCTTTTTCGGCGGCCGCGCGTCTCAAGGGATCGATCGAACTGACCGATGTCAGCACGATCAAGCCGCGTGGCACGCGTGCGGTCCTGAAACTGCCGCTCGCCGGGCGCAAATTTTCTGGCGCGGGCCGTCAAGGCGCCGCGCCATCCAACACGGAGAAACAGGCATGA
- a CDS encoding cysteine-rich CWC family protein produces the protein MKPSVSRSESSARCPRCGNAFDCAMHGQPFDCWCREMPPMPADRLDPAGRCLCPECLVGEIALAAQGRSGGA, from the coding sequence ATGAAACCGTCTGTTTCCCGCTCCGAAAGCAGTGCGCGCTGCCCGCGCTGCGGCAATGCGTTCGATTGCGCCATGCATGGGCAGCCATTCGACTGCTGGTGCCGCGAAATGCCGCCAATGCCGGCGGACCGGCTCGACCCGGCCGGGCGCTGTTTGTGCCCTGAATGTCTTGTCGGGGAGATTGCGCTGGCGGCTCAGGGGCGGTCTGGCGGCGCGTGA
- the argB gene encoding acetylglutamate kinase — protein MSELPDLSQIAPTLKAEILAEALPYIRQYHGKTVVIKYGGNAMTEERLKQGFARDVILLKLVGINPVIVHGGGPQIDQALKKIGKQGTFIQGMRVTDEETMEVVEWVLGGEVQQDIVTLINHFGGHAVGLTGKDGGLIHARKMLMPDRDNPGQYVDIGQVGEVEAINPAVVKALQDDAFIPVISPIGFGEDGLSYNINADLVAGKLAVVLNAEKLVMMTNIPGVMDKEGNLLTDLSAREIDGLFADGTISGGMLPKISSALDAAKSGVRSVHIIDGRIEHSVLLEILTEQPFGTMIRSH, from the coding sequence ATGTCCGAGCTTCCCGACCTTTCGCAGATCGCGCCCACCCTGAAGGCTGAAATCCTGGCCGAGGCGCTGCCCTACATTCGTCAGTATCACGGTAAAACCGTGGTCATCAAATACGGCGGCAACGCCATGACCGAAGAGCGGCTCAAGCAAGGCTTCGCGCGCGACGTGATCCTGCTCAAGCTGGTCGGCATCAATCCGGTTATCGTGCACGGCGGCGGTCCGCAAATCGACCAGGCGCTGAAGAAGATCGGCAAACAGGGCACGTTCATCCAGGGCATGCGCGTCACCGACGAAGAGACGATGGAAGTCGTCGAATGGGTGCTCGGCGGTGAAGTGCAGCAGGACATCGTCACGCTGATCAACCACTTCGGCGGCCACGCGGTCGGCCTGACGGGCAAGGACGGCGGCCTGATCCACGCGCGCAAGATGCTGATGCCGGATCGCGACAATCCGGGCCAGTACGTCGATATCGGGCAGGTGGGTGAAGTCGAGGCGATCAATCCGGCGGTCGTGAAAGCGCTGCAGGACGACGCGTTCATTCCGGTGATCTCGCCGATCGGTTTCGGCGAAGACGGCCTCTCGTACAACATCAACGCGGATCTGGTCGCGGGCAAGCTGGCGGTCGTGCTGAACGCCGAAAAGCTCGTAATGATGACCAACATCCCCGGCGTCATGGATAAGGAAGGCAATCTGCTGACCGATCTGTCGGCGCGCGAAATCGACGGTCTGTTCGCCGACGGCACGATCTCCGGCGGCATGCTGCCGAAAATCTCGTCGGCGCTGGACGCGGCCAAGAGCGGCGTGCGGTCGGTGCACATCATCGACGGCCGTATCGAGCACTCGGTGCTGCTGGAAATTCTCACCGAACAGCCGTTCGGCACGATGATCCGCTCGCATTGA
- a CDS encoding pyrimidine 5'-nucleotidase, with protein sequence MRTATPAPASRRRRPHIAGGHPVWLFDLDNTLHHASHAIFPAINRGMTQYIIDALQVDIDEANRLRTGYTQRYGAALLGLARHHPLDPNDFLKVVHTFPDLGSMIRHERGVARLVAALPGRKIVLTNAPEAYARAVLAELRIERLFEQVIAIEHMRDRRRWRAKPDHAMLRKAMRDAHVSLKDVILVEDTRSHLKNYRRLGIRTVWITGHLPRKPHADGVSTRLPGTGRPHYVDRSIRSLKSLRLGTRSVRLKRQQTGRQPCSRSTSLTKS encoded by the coding sequence ATGCGCACTGCCACTCCCGCTCCCGCTTCCAGACGCCGTCGTCCGCATATCGCAGGAGGCCATCCGGTCTGGCTGTTCGATCTCGACAACACGCTGCATCACGCATCGCACGCGATCTTTCCGGCGATCAATCGAGGGATGACGCAGTACATCATCGACGCGCTGCAGGTGGACATCGACGAAGCCAACCGGCTGCGCACCGGCTATACACAACGCTACGGTGCAGCGCTGCTCGGCCTGGCGCGTCACCATCCGCTCGATCCGAACGACTTCCTGAAGGTCGTGCACACCTTCCCCGACCTCGGCTCGATGATCCGTCATGAACGCGGCGTCGCGCGCCTCGTCGCGGCGCTGCCGGGCCGCAAGATCGTGCTGACCAACGCGCCCGAAGCCTATGCACGCGCGGTGCTTGCCGAACTGCGAATCGAGCGTCTGTTCGAACAGGTGATCGCCATCGAACACATGCGCGATCGCCGCCGCTGGCGCGCCAAACCCGACCACGCAATGCTGCGCAAGGCCATGCGCGACGCGCACGTATCGCTGAAGGACGTGATCCTCGTCGAAGACACGCGCTCGCATCTCAAGAACTACCGGCGGCTCGGCATCCGTACGGTGTGGATCACCGGCCACCTGCCGCGCAAGCCGCACGCGGACGGCGTGTCGACTCGCCTGCCGGGCACTGGCCGGCCGCACTATGTCGACCGGAGCATTCGTTCGTTAAAATCGCTACGACTGGGCACCCGCTCGGTTCGATTGAAGAGACAGCAGACGGGACGACAGCCATGCAGCCGATCGACAAGCCTGACGAAGTCTTAA